The following proteins are co-located in the Mesorhizobium sp. M1E.F.Ca.ET.045.02.1.1 genome:
- a CDS encoding MarR family transcriptional regulator translates to MDGKLPETRQRISTLGQIGLQQFAPYLMNRIMGRYNATLREDFRKQGLTIPQVRTLAVLSVTDGVTVNDLSVYTVIEQSTLSRTLDTLEGQGLVRREQGVTDSRFRHVFLTDDGRALFTRAWPAMHDAFEAMFDGVDDAEYAALIAILQKMLKNIRKHDI, encoded by the coding sequence ATGGACGGGAAGCTTCCCGAAACGCGCCAGCGCATCTCAACCCTCGGCCAGATCGGCCTGCAGCAGTTCGCGCCCTATCTGATGAACCGCATCATGGGCCGCTACAACGCCACGCTGCGCGAGGATTTCCGCAAGCAGGGCCTGACCATTCCGCAGGTGCGCACGCTGGCTGTGCTCTCAGTCACCGACGGCGTCACCGTCAACGATCTGTCTGTCTATACGGTGATCGAGCAATCGACCTTGAGCCGCACGCTCGACACGCTGGAAGGCCAGGGCCTCGTCCGGCGCGAGCAGGGCGTCACCGACAGCCGCTTCCGCCATGTGTTCCTGACCGATGATGGGCGCGCTTTGTTCACCCGCGCATGGCCGGCCATGCACGACGCTTTCGAGGCGATGTTCGACGGTGTCGACGATGCCGAATATGCCGCGCTGATCGCGATTCTCCAGAAGATGCTGAAGAATATCCGCAAGCACGACATTTGA
- a CDS encoding NAD(P)/FAD-dependent oxidoreductase, giving the protein MTAADHIIVGSGINALVCAAMLGAKSAKVLVLERNDRIGGCMRTEEITAPGFVHDVMATTFVLFITSPAFAALGKDLARHGLEFCHTATPTGVLRPDGSHAVLTTDRAANIAALNRIASGDGDRHGGDVGGIERNAGLLFGLLGGALWSYPTTKLLAGEAWRRGPRGLAAFMGEALVPARGWLETAYMSDTVRALWAPWVLHAGLGPEDAFSGQIAKVIAFALEAAGAPIVKGGAKNLLAAFEALIKERGGDIRVNADVASIARKDGRAIGVQLASGETLTALESVICSVTPTQLYGRLLGKDAPEAAAKAVNDYRYGKGNFQIHYALNKPPAWRGEGLDKVALLHLTPGLDGVSKACNEAVRGLLPEVPTICVGQPHALDASRCPEGKAILWLQLPEAPRVIKGDAAGQLETPADGQWSDALREAFADRVEAILAHHIDDFRETVIARRAYSPADLEAMNINLVGGDPYGGSSTIDQSFLWRPFKASRNHETGIKGLYHIGASTHPGAGLGGGSGFLLAGRL; this is encoded by the coding sequence ATGACCGCCGCCGATCACATCATCGTCGGCAGTGGCATCAACGCCCTGGTCTGTGCGGCCATGCTTGGCGCCAAGAGCGCCAAGGTGCTCGTGCTCGAGCGCAACGACCGCATCGGCGGCTGCATGCGCACCGAGGAGATCACGGCGCCGGGCTTCGTCCATGATGTGATGGCGACGACCTTCGTGCTGTTCATCACCTCGCCGGCCTTTGCGGCACTTGGCAAGGACCTCGCGCGGCATGGGCTGGAGTTCTGCCACACCGCAACGCCCACCGGCGTGCTTCGGCCGGACGGCAGCCATGCCGTGCTCACCACCGATCGCGCCGCCAACATCGCGGCGCTGAACCGGATCGCTTCCGGCGACGGTGACCGTCACGGTGGCGATGTCGGCGGGATCGAGCGCAATGCCGGCCTGCTGTTCGGCCTGCTCGGCGGTGCGCTCTGGTCCTATCCGACGACGAAGCTCTTGGCCGGCGAGGCCTGGCGGCGCGGCCCGCGCGGCCTCGCCGCTTTCATGGGCGAGGCGCTGGTGCCGGCGCGTGGCTGGCTGGAGACCGCCTACATGTCGGACACCGTCCGCGCGCTCTGGGCGCCCTGGGTGCTGCATGCCGGGCTCGGGCCGGAAGACGCCTTCTCCGGCCAGATCGCCAAGGTCATCGCCTTCGCGCTGGAGGCTGCCGGCGCGCCGATCGTCAAAGGCGGCGCCAAGAACCTGCTTGCCGCCTTCGAGGCGCTGATCAAGGAGCGTGGCGGCGACATCCGCGTCAACGCCGATGTCGCCTCGATCGCTCGGAAGGATGGCCGCGCCATCGGCGTGCAGCTCGCCTCCGGCGAGACATTGACGGCATTGGAGAGCGTCATCTGTTCGGTCACGCCGACGCAGCTTTACGGCCGCCTGCTCGGCAAGGATGCGCCGGAGGCCGCCGCCAAGGCAGTGAACGACTATCGCTATGGCAAAGGCAACTTCCAGATCCACTATGCCCTGAACAAGCCGCCGGCCTGGCGGGGCGAGGGTCTCGACAAGGTGGCGCTGCTGCATCTGACGCCGGGGCTCGACGGTGTCTCGAAGGCCTGCAACGAGGCGGTGCGCGGCCTGCTGCCGGAGGTGCCGACCATCTGCGTCGGCCAGCCGCACGCGCTAGACGCATCGCGCTGTCCGGAGGGCAAGGCGATCCTGTGGCTGCAACTGCCCGAAGCGCCGCGCGTTATCAAAGGCGATGCGGCGGGCCAGTTGGAGACACCGGCTGACGGACAATGGAGCGACGCATTGCGCGAAGCCTTTGCCGATCGGGTCGAGGCGATCCTCGCCCACCACATCGACGACTTCAGGGAGACGGTCATTGCGCGCCGCGCCTATTCGCCGGCCGATCTCGAAGCGATGAACATCAACCTTGTCGGCGGCGACCCCTATGGCGGTTCGTCGACAATCGACCAGTCCTTCCTGTGGCGGCCGTTCAAGGCAAGTCGCAACCACGAGACCGGCATCAAGGGTCTCTACCATATCGGCGCCTCAACCCATCCGGGCGCGGGGCTTGGCGGCGGCTCCGGCTTCCTGCTGGCGGGGAGGCTGTGA
- a CDS encoding cyclase family protein translates to MDTQKLLGEVAGQLLSGAIKVVDLSAPLGPDTPLIKLPPELAVDTPKVEIHSISKYDKNGPWWAWNWLKLGEHSGTHFDAPQHWITGKDYPDGATDTIPAQNFVGPVNVIDCSKEAAADHDFLLTVDHIKAWEAKHGAINPGEWVVMRTDWYKRNGSEAEFLNANETGPHTPGPTAEAIQFLISKDIKGWGSETIGTDAGKAGGMEPPFPAHTLMHKANRYGLASLCNLDQLPPKGAILIAAPLKIEHGTGSPIRALALVPGK, encoded by the coding sequence ATGGATACGCAAAAACTCCTCGGCGAGGTCGCCGGCCAGCTGCTCTCGGGCGCCATCAAGGTGGTCGACCTGTCGGCGCCTCTCGGGCCGGACACACCGCTGATCAAGCTGCCGCCGGAACTCGCCGTCGACACGCCGAAGGTCGAGATCCATTCCATCTCCAAATATGACAAGAACGGTCCGTGGTGGGCCTGGAACTGGCTCAAGCTCGGCGAGCATTCGGGCACGCATTTCGACGCGCCGCAGCACTGGATCACCGGCAAGGACTATCCGGACGGCGCCACCGACACCATTCCGGCACAGAATTTCGTCGGCCCGGTCAATGTTATCGACTGCTCGAAGGAAGCCGCCGCCGATCACGATTTCCTGCTCACCGTCGATCACATCAAGGCCTGGGAAGCCAAGCATGGCGCCATCAACCCCGGCGAATGGGTGGTGATGCGAACCGACTGGTACAAGCGCAACGGCTCTGAGGCCGAGTTCCTCAACGCCAATGAGACCGGCCCGCATACGCCCGGACCGACGGCGGAAGCCATCCAGTTCCTGATCAGCAAAGATATCAAGGGCTGGGGCTCAGAGACGATCGGCACCGATGCCGGCAAGGCCGGCGGCATGGAGCCGCCATTCCCGGCGCATACGCTGATGCACAAGGCCAACCGCTACGGCCTCGCCAGCCTCTGCAATCTCGACCAGTTGCCGCCGAAGGGCGCGATCCTGATCGCCGCTCCACTCAAGATCGAGCACGGCACCGGCAGCCCGATCCGCGCCCTGGCGCTGGTGCCGGGCAAATAG
- a CDS encoding NAD(P)/FAD-dependent oxidoreductase translates to MSEFDAIFVGAGHNSLACAAHLALKGWKTAVFERSQTIGGAVRTAEYTLPGFRHDFGAMNLSLFAGSAFHRKYANELKSHGLEFAPVADCFASAFPDGKWFGVSNDLEKTASRLTAFSAADTAAWRRLVGVFPGEAEHLFRLLGSPMSARALAGTAWNLWRKKGLAGALDTGRLLLSSPRAWLEENFETPHVRTTLAAWGMHLDFAPDIAGGAVFPYLESMANQSFGMVLGKGGADTIIRALAGMVKAAGGKIVAGAEVAEITVAGGRATGVRLASGDFHVAGKAIIAGVAPKALPGKLLPNGSGDASFDATMKQFRHAPGTMMIHLALDDLPDWSAGAELRRFAYVHLAPSLDAMSRTYQQAIAGMLPDQPVLVVGQPTAVDPSRAPEGKHVLWVQVRMLPAEILGDAAGKIAPGSWDAVKEAYAERVLDIIESYAPGLRSKILGRAIFSPLDLERENPNLVGGDQICGSHHLAQNFLFRPARSFARWNTPIANLHLTGAATWPGAGTGAGSGFMLAQQLGGN, encoded by the coding sequence GTGAGCGAGTTCGACGCCATCTTTGTCGGGGCGGGCCACAACAGTCTGGCATGCGCCGCGCATCTGGCGCTCAAAGGCTGGAAAACAGCGGTTTTCGAACGCAGCCAGACGATCGGCGGTGCCGTCCGGACCGCTGAATATACGCTTCCCGGCTTCCGGCACGATTTCGGCGCGATGAATCTGAGCCTGTTCGCCGGCTCTGCCTTCCACCGGAAATATGCAAATGAATTGAAAAGCCACGGGCTGGAATTCGCACCCGTGGCCGACTGTTTCGCCAGCGCCTTCCCGGACGGCAAATGGTTCGGCGTCAGCAACGATCTCGAAAAGACCGCATCGCGGCTGACCGCCTTCTCCGCCGCCGACACCGCCGCATGGCGTCGGCTGGTCGGCGTCTTTCCGGGCGAGGCCGAACATCTGTTCCGTCTGTTGGGATCGCCGATGAGCGCGCGGGCGCTGGCCGGCACGGCCTGGAATCTCTGGCGCAAGAAAGGTCTTGCCGGCGCGCTCGACACCGGCCGGCTGCTGCTCTCCTCGCCGCGCGCGTGGCTGGAGGAAAATTTCGAGACGCCGCATGTCAGGACGACGCTCGCCGCCTGGGGCATGCATCTCGATTTCGCGCCCGACATCGCAGGCGGCGCCGTATTCCCCTACCTGGAATCGATGGCCAACCAGAGCTTCGGCATGGTGCTGGGCAAGGGCGGCGCCGACACCATCATCCGCGCGCTTGCCGGCATGGTCAAAGCGGCCGGAGGCAAGATCGTGGCGGGGGCGGAAGTGGCGGAGATCACCGTCGCCGGCGGCCGGGCGACCGGCGTGCGGCTCGCCTCCGGCGATTTCCATGTCGCGGGCAAGGCCATCATCGCCGGCGTCGCGCCGAAAGCGCTTCCCGGCAAGCTCCTGCCCAATGGCTCCGGCGACGCAAGTTTCGATGCGACGATGAAGCAATTCCGCCATGCGCCGGGCACGATGATGATCCATCTGGCGCTGGACGACCTGCCGGACTGGAGCGCCGGAGCCGAGCTTCGCCGGTTCGCCTATGTGCATCTGGCGCCTTCGCTCGACGCCATGTCGCGCACCTATCAGCAGGCGATCGCCGGCATGTTGCCCGACCAGCCTGTGCTCGTCGTCGGCCAGCCGACGGCCGTCGACCCCTCACGTGCACCGGAAGGCAAGCATGTACTCTGGGTGCAGGTGCGCATGCTGCCGGCGGAGATCCTTGGCGACGCGGCCGGCAAGATCGCGCCCGGTTCTTGGGATGCGGTCAAGGAGGCCTATGCCGAGCGCGTGCTCGACATCATCGAGAGCTACGCGCCGGGTTTGCGCAGCAAGATTCTTGGCCGCGCGATCTTCTCGCCGCTCGACCTCGAGCGCGAGAACCCGAACCTCGTCGGCGGCGACCAGATTTGCGGCAGCCACCATCTGGCGCAGAATTTTCTCTTCCGCCCGGCGCGCTCATTCGCGCGCTGGAACACGCCCATCGCCAATCTGCATCTCACCGGAGCCGCTACATGGCCCGGCGCCGGCACCGGTGCGGGATCGGGCTTCATGCTCGCGCAACAGCTCGGAGGAAACTAG
- a CDS encoding ABC transporter substrate-binding protein gives MTINRRDLLGYGAAAIGAATLGLPRAAKAADELTIAYNVNLPSWDPTTGPSAVNPTIQGLYQSVFDQFIPQKPDLSFTPGLLTEWGWNDDRTKVTMTVRDGVKWHDGSPFTPEDVVWSLQRAGDEKTGNPIQFVWKNVSNFKIDGNKITGDVVQFDPVYFKWMSFLTGYIMPKAYYEKVGPDGFEKAPIGTGPYMVDKFERNAFLRLKANPNYWGTKPAFENVTIKFVTDAASRVAEIESGSSQVTLEIPYEEYDRLIAKDGLAGSIKNVSDIGMIFFNDIEAMLDKNVRQAAVMAVDKELLVKRLLRGYGQPIATLETPEYTAFDPSIKVEHNPEKAKELLAASGYSAKKPVKFTIQTTKGFKPKDYEMIQAIVGMWRKVGIEANIEVYEIAKHYELRAADKLAPAAFYNWGNAIGDPTTSTGFAMYGPSPHSVWDSKDLVDMINPLWGEKDEAKRIAGWKAVDKYIAEQAYVLPLIQYAQPIVHSKKVNVVQHVSGALLPALMSPA, from the coding sequence ATGACAATCAACAGACGCGATTTGCTTGGATATGGCGCGGCGGCGATCGGTGCAGCCACGCTCGGCCTGCCGAGGGCGGCGAAGGCGGCGGATGAGCTCACCATCGCCTATAACGTCAACCTGCCCTCCTGGGACCCGACGACCGGACCTTCGGCGGTGAACCCGACCATCCAGGGTCTCTACCAGTCGGTGTTCGACCAGTTCATCCCGCAAAAGCCGGACCTCTCCTTCACACCCGGCCTGCTCACCGAATGGGGCTGGAACGACGACCGCACCAAAGTGACGATGACGGTGCGCGACGGCGTGAAATGGCATGACGGCTCGCCCTTCACACCGGAAGACGTTGTGTGGTCGCTGCAGCGGGCCGGCGACGAGAAGACCGGCAATCCGATCCAGTTCGTCTGGAAGAACGTCAGCAACTTCAAGATCGACGGCAACAAGATCACCGGCGATGTCGTGCAGTTCGACCCGGTCTATTTCAAGTGGATGTCGTTCCTGACCGGCTACATCATGCCGAAAGCCTATTACGAGAAGGTCGGGCCGGACGGCTTCGAGAAGGCGCCGATCGGCACCGGCCCCTATATGGTCGACAAGTTCGAGCGCAACGCCTTCCTGCGGCTTAAGGCCAATCCGAATTACTGGGGCACCAAGCCGGCCTTCGAGAATGTGACGATCAAGTTCGTCACCGACGCGGCGAGCCGCGTGGCCGAGATCGAGTCCGGTTCCTCGCAGGTGACGCTCGAAATTCCTTATGAGGAATATGACCGGCTGATCGCCAAGGACGGGCTCGCCGGCTCGATCAAGAACGTCTCCGACATCGGCATGATCTTCTTCAACGACATCGAGGCAATGCTGGACAAGAACGTCCGCCAGGCGGCGGTGATGGCGGTGGACAAGGAGCTTCTGGTCAAGCGGCTGCTGCGCGGCTACGGCCAGCCGATCGCCACGCTGGAGACGCCGGAATACACGGCCTTCGATCCGTCGATCAAGGTCGAGCACAATCCGGAAAAGGCCAAGGAGCTGCTCGCGGCTTCCGGCTATTCGGCCAAGAAGCCGGTCAAGTTCACCATACAGACGACCAAGGGCTTCAAACCCAAGGACTATGAGATGATCCAGGCGATCGTCGGCATGTGGCGGAAGGTGGGCATCGAGGCCAATATCGAGGTCTACGAGATCGCCAAGCACTACGAGCTGCGCGCCGCCGACAAGCTGGCGCCGGCCGCCTTCTACAATTGGGGCAACGCGATCGGCGACCCGACCACCTCGACCGGCTTTGCCATGTACGGGCCGAGCCCGCATTCGGTGTGGGACAGCAAGGACCTGGTCGACATGATCAATCCGCTGTGGGGTGAGAAGGACGAGGCCAAGCGCATTGCCGGCTGGAAGGCCGTCGACAAATACATCGCCGAGCAGGCCTATGTGCTGCCGCTGATCCAGTATGCGCAGCCGATCGTACACTCGAAGAAGGTCAATGTCGTGCAGCATGTGTCCGGCGCGCTGCTGCCGGCGCTGATGAGCCCGGCCTGA
- a CDS encoding ABC transporter permease, with protein MLLQRFLVRLLTMLVTLFGVAVVVFVVIRVAPGDPIAMMLPPGASDDDITRLRALYGLDKGIVQQFFIWLAGVLHGDFGTSISLRQDVLGLVFNRLPATLELATVALLMAIAIGVPAAIFGARSRGTAVEAGIDIASGATLSIPDFLWGLVLILLFGVLVPVFDISGRVSPQLDLPFVTQFYLAESILRLRFDLTWDLLKHMLMPSVALALPLAAIIAQLLKQSLKEVLDLDYVVLARVKGFSETQVILREALKNAALPTLTLVGVQFTFLIGGTVIVERLFSYEGLGNMAIDAVINRDLPLIQGIVLVFALLFVLINLAVDMMYALLNPRLRHG; from the coding sequence ATGTTGCTGCAGAGATTCCTCGTTCGTCTCCTGACGATGCTGGTCACACTGTTCGGCGTGGCCGTCGTCGTCTTCGTCGTCATCCGCGTGGCGCCCGGCGATCCGATCGCCATGATGCTGCCGCCTGGCGCCAGCGATGACGACATCACGCGGTTGCGCGCGCTCTATGGGCTGGACAAGGGTATCGTGCAGCAATTCTTCATCTGGCTCGCCGGCGTGCTGCATGGCGATTTCGGCACGTCGATCTCGCTGCGCCAAGACGTGCTCGGCCTGGTCTTCAACCGGCTGCCGGCGACGCTGGAGCTAGCGACCGTGGCGCTGCTGATGGCGATCGCGATCGGGGTGCCCGCGGCGATCTTCGGCGCGCGCTCGCGCGGCACGGCGGTCGAGGCCGGCATTGACATCGCCAGCGGCGCGACGCTCTCCATCCCCGACTTCCTCTGGGGCCTGGTGCTGATCCTGCTGTTCGGCGTGCTGGTGCCTGTCTTCGACATTTCCGGCCGCGTGTCGCCGCAGCTCGACCTGCCCTTCGTCACCCAGTTCTATCTCGCCGAGAGCATTCTCAGGCTCCGCTTCGATCTCACCTGGGATCTGCTGAAGCACATGTTGATGCCTTCGGTGGCGCTGGCACTGCCGCTGGCAGCGATCATCGCGCAGCTCCTGAAACAGTCGCTGAAGGAAGTGCTCGACCTCGACTATGTCGTGCTGGCCAGGGTCAAGGGTTTCTCGGAAACGCAAGTCATCCTGCGCGAGGCGCTGAAGAATGCGGCTTTGCCGACGCTGACGCTGGTCGGCGTGCAGTTCACCTTCCTGATCGGCGGCACGGTTATCGTCGAGCGGCTGTTCTCCTATGAAGGCCTCGGCAACATGGCGATCGACGCCGTCATCAACCGTGACCTGCCGCTGATCCAGGGCATCGTGCTGGTCTTCGCGCTGCTCTTCGTTCTCATCAACCTCGCCGTCGACATGATGTATGCGCTGCTCAATCCGAGGCTGCGCCATGGATGA
- a CDS encoding ABC transporter permease — protein MDEARISRRGLSPRLWLAGGWLLVALLAAIFAPLIAPQDPLAQDLMLERLPPFWLDGAEPGYWLGTDSLGRDLLSRLIFGGRIAFIVAFAAASAACIVGSALGLIAGYFGGWADRVISRIVDVWMAFPPVLFAILLVAVLGTGLSSVIIAIAVIDWTRFCRVIRAEAMSQSRMDYVESARIAGYGRIGIMLREVLPNVVPSVVALLSLEMGIAVIVEAILSFVNLSISTDDPTWGGIIAEGRLSIHQAWWVLVFPLITLILTVLSFSQFGEGLKARFDPVLR, from the coding sequence ATGGATGAGGCTCGCATCTCGAGGCGTGGCCTGAGCCCAAGGCTATGGCTGGCCGGCGGCTGGCTCCTCGTCGCGCTGCTCGCGGCCATCTTCGCGCCGCTGATCGCGCCGCAGGACCCATTGGCGCAGGACCTGATGCTGGAGCGCCTGCCGCCCTTCTGGTTGGACGGCGCCGAGCCCGGCTACTGGCTGGGCACCGACAGCCTCGGCCGGGATCTGTTGTCGCGGCTGATCTTCGGCGGCCGCATCGCCTTCATCGTCGCCTTTGCCGCGGCGTCCGCCGCCTGCATCGTCGGCTCGGCGCTCGGGCTGATCGCGGGCTATTTCGGCGGCTGGGCCGACCGCGTCATCTCGCGCATCGTCGATGTCTGGATGGCCTTCCCGCCGGTGCTGTTCGCCATCCTGCTGGTGGCCGTTCTGGGCACGGGCTTGAGCTCCGTCATCATCGCGATTGCCGTCATCGACTGGACGCGCTTCTGCCGCGTGATCCGCGCCGAAGCGATGAGCCAGTCGCGCATGGACTATGTCGAGAGCGCGCGCATCGCCGGCTATGGCCGCATCGGCATCATGCTGCGCGAGGTGCTGCCCAACGTGGTGCCGTCGGTGGTCGCGCTGCTGTCGCTCGAAATGGGCATCGCCGTCATCGTCGAGGCGATCCTGTCCTTCGTCAATCTGTCGATCTCGACCGATGATCCGACCTGGGGCGGCATCATCGCCGAAGGCCGGCTGTCGATCCATCAGGCCTGGTGGGTGCTGGTGTTCCCGCTCATCACGCTGATCCTCACCGTGCTTTCCTTCAGCCAGTTCGGCGAGGGACTGAAGGCGCGCTTCGATCCGGTGCTGCGATGA
- a CDS encoding ABC transporter ATP-binding protein, which yields MKPCLEIRSLSAVLPNGQRVLRSVSLAVQPGEVRALVGESGAGKTMIGKAVLGVLPKSVRIVEGEMLVEGEDLGRLDARARRTLIGARTALIPQDPLTALNPSRRIGPQTTDRLVRILGWSGERADKRVRQLLDEVQIRDPERVLKSYPHELSGGMRQRVLIAAAFAAEPRLIVADEPTTALDVTVQKQILRLIAQLQRDHGTAILFVTHDLGVVAKISQKVSVLYAGKVVEEAETADLFAAPQHPYTRALIAATPRYTDPYASLKPVDETVLAGLTAEIAAADKAWRPSHG from the coding sequence ATGAAACCATGTCTCGAAATCCGCTCGCTCAGCGCCGTGCTGCCAAACGGCCAGCGCGTGCTGCGCTCGGTCTCGCTTGCCGTGCAGCCCGGCGAGGTGCGCGCGCTGGTCGGCGAGAGCGGCGCCGGCAAGACGATGATCGGCAAGGCGGTGCTCGGCGTCCTGCCGAAAAGCGTGCGCATCGTCGAAGGCGAGATGCTGGTCGAGGGCGAGGATCTCGGCCGCCTCGACGCGAGGGCGCGGCGGACACTGATCGGCGCCCGCACGGCGCTGATCCCGCAGGACCCGCTCACCGCGCTCAACCCGTCGCGCCGCATCGGCCCGCAGACGACCGACCGGCTGGTGCGCATCCTCGGCTGGAGTGGCGAGAGGGCCGACAAGCGCGTCCGCCAATTGCTCGACGAAGTGCAGATCCGCGATCCGGAACGGGTGCTGAAAAGCTATCCGCATGAGCTTTCCGGCGGCATGCGCCAGCGCGTGCTGATCGCGGCGGCGTTTGCGGCGGAGCCACGGCTGATCGTTGCGGATGAGCCGACGACGGCGCTGGACGTGACCGTGCAGAAGCAGATTCTGAGGCTGATCGCGCAACTGCAGCGCGACCATGGCACGGCGATCCTGTTCGTGACCCACGACCTCGGCGTCGTCGCCAAGATCAGCCAGAAGGTGTCGGTGCTCTATGCAGGCAAGGTAGTCGAGGAGGCCGAGACCGCCGATCTTTTCGCAGCGCCACAGCACCCCTACACCCGGGCGCTGATCGCGGCGACGCCGCGCTACACCGATCCCTACGCATCGCTGAAGCCGGTGGACGAGACCGTGCTTGCCGGGCTGACGGCCGAGATCGCGGCTGCCGACAAGGCATGGAGGCCAAGCCATGGCTGA
- a CDS encoding ATP-binding cassette domain-containing protein, producing MAEPLFSVRGLKVALPDMTRKPLIGRAPLVEILKGLDFDLPKGSVTGIVGESGSGKSTLGRALVRLIEPSAGTISFEGHDISHLSEAELRPLRRDLQMIFQDPMSSLNPRHTIFNIIAAPLRQNGLGDRLKERVADALQRVGLPQNFASRYRHELSGGQRQRVGIARALALSPKFVLADEIVSGLDVSTQAQILTLLEKLAAEMGLTVAFISHDLSVIRRLCQQVIVMREGRIVESSATDALFDNPKEAYTRDLLAAIPLPEIDADWLQPPAKAPA from the coding sequence ATGGCTGAGCCGCTGTTTTCCGTGCGCGGACTGAAGGTGGCGCTGCCCGATATGACGCGCAAGCCGCTGATCGGCCGGGCGCCGCTGGTCGAGATCCTCAAGGGGCTGGACTTCGACCTGCCGAAGGGATCGGTCACCGGCATCGTCGGCGAATCCGGCTCGGGCAAGTCGACGCTCGGCCGAGCGCTGGTGCGCCTGATCGAGCCGAGCGCCGGTACGATCAGCTTCGAGGGGCATGACATCAGCCATCTTTCGGAGGCCGAGCTGAGGCCGCTGCGCCGCGACCTGCAGATGATCTTCCAGGATCCGATGTCCTCGCTCAATCCGCGGCACACGATCTTCAACATCATCGCAGCACCCTTGAGGCAAAACGGGCTTGGCGACAGGCTGAAGGAGCGCGTCGCGGACGCCCTGCAGCGCGTTGGCCTGCCGCAGAACTTTGCCAGCCGATACCGCCACGAACTGTCCGGCGGGCAGCGGCAGCGCGTCGGCATCGCGCGGGCGCTGGCGCTGTCGCCGAAATTCGTGCTGGCCGACGAGATCGTCTCCGGGCTCGATGTCTCGACCCAGGCGCAGATCCTGACCTTGCTGGAGAAGCTGGCGGCCGAGATGGGGCTGACGGTCGCCTTCATCAGCCATGACCTGTCGGTGATCCGGCGGCTCTGCCAGCAAGTCATCGTCATGCGCGAAGGCAGGATCGTGGAATCGAGCGCCACCGATGCGCTCTTCGACAATCCGAAGGAGGCGTACACGCGCGACCTGCTCGCCGCCATTCCGTTGCCCGAGATCGACGCTGACTGGCTGCAGCCACCTGCCAAGGCTCCCGCATGA
- a CDS encoding VOC family protein has product MKYAIQAAMFAATLFGAMGAASADSIPGMRGHDHTGITVPDMKQAVDFFTNVVGCKKAMSFGPFADDKGTFMQDLLGVDPKAVIEEITMVRCGTGSNIELFKYTAPDQKDLQPKNSDIGGFHIAFYVDDVGAAKTYLDAKGVKTRLGPLPVKEGPAAGETILYFQAPWGLQLEAISYPQGMAYEKGAETVLWSPKDPPK; this is encoded by the coding sequence GTGAAATACGCAATCCAGGCCGCGATGTTCGCAGCCACTTTGTTCGGCGCAATGGGAGCGGCGTCGGCCGACTCGATCCCCGGCATGCGCGGTCACGACCATACCGGCATCACCGTGCCCGACATGAAGCAGGCCGTCGATTTCTTCACCAATGTCGTAGGCTGCAAGAAGGCGATGTCCTTCGGCCCGTTCGCCGACGACAAGGGCACCTTCATGCAGGACCTGCTCGGCGTCGACCCGAAGGCGGTGATCGAGGAGATCACCATGGTCCGCTGCGGCACGGGATCGAACATCGAGCTGTTCAAATACACCGCGCCCGACCAGAAGGACCTGCAGCCGAAGAACAGCGACATCGGCGGCTTCCACATCGCCTTCTATGTCGATGACGTCGGCGCGGCGAAAACCTATCTTGACGCCAAGGGCGTGAAGACCAGACTCGGACCGCTGCCGGTCAAGGAAGGGCCGGCAGCCGGCGAGACCATCCTCTATTTCCAGGCGCCCTGGGGGCTGCAGCTCGAAGCGATCAGCTATCCCCAAGGCATGGCCTACGAGAAGGGCGCCGAGACGGTGCTGTGGAGCCCCAAGGATCCGCCCAAGTGA